In the genome of Flexistipes sinusarabici DSM 4947, one region contains:
- a CDS encoding Wadjet anti-phage system protein JetD domain-containing protein, translating into MLDRCLLIAKLIENNECSYSKHLDDFINSDILIKKGRYKVIINDYNYLRNYFNNHCREIYEKYNAISKLNIYPKSMESLEKAYKLYAHLKSNELRGTDLRQLSALVFGDSKTIQKSSLLKTLVNEFRPLSAGSYYNIIHIRCDKNIHLENIDITNVMKSNNFFSCFADKLGIISAEAENTVIFENLSPFFRLNPDNSMFVYAAGFQNIGEIGRQLKNSDFGNIIHFGDVDPAGLQIADILMSYITGTSFFPDINTIKKAINNIHTPLYAEKKYETQSLYSDDLREIAEMMTEYGHIRIEQEMIVSLAEKSVINLPAWCRS; encoded by the coding sequence ATGCTTGACAGATGCCTTCTGATAGCAAAACTTATTGAAAATAACGAATGCAGTTATTCGAAGCATCTGGATGATTTTATAAACTCGGATATCCTGATAAAAAAAGGCCGATATAAAGTTATTATAAACGATTACAATTATCTCCGGAATTACTTCAACAACCACTGTAGAGAAATTTACGAAAAGTACAACGCAATCTCAAAGCTGAATATCTACCCCAAAAGCATGGAAAGTTTGGAAAAGGCTTACAAACTTTATGCCCACCTGAAAAGTAATGAGTTAAGAGGAACCGACCTGCGCCAGTTGTCTGCGTTAGTATTTGGTGATTCCAAAACTATTCAAAAATCTTCCCTTTTAAAAACGCTTGTCAATGAATTCAGACCGCTTAGTGCCGGCAGTTATTACAATATTATTCACATCAGATGTGACAAAAACATACATTTGGAAAATATAGACATTACAAATGTAATGAAAAGTAACAACTTTTTCTCCTGTTTTGCCGATAAGCTGGGGATTATATCTGCAGAGGCTGAAAATACAGTAATTTTTGAAAATCTGTCACCTTTTTTCAGACTAAATCCGGATAATTCAATGTTCGTATACGCTGCAGGCTTTCAAAATATTGGTGAAATCGGCAGACAGCTGAAAAACAGCGATTTCGGAAATATTATACATTTTGGTGATGTGGATCCAGCCGGCCTTCAGATTGCTGACATTTTAATGTCATATATTACAGGAACTTCTTTTTTTCCTGATATAAATACCATAAAAAAGGCAATAAATAATATACATACACCTCTTTACGCCGAAAAAAAATACGAAACACAATCTCTTTATTCTGATGATTTGAGAGAAATAGCCGAAATGATGACCGAATACGGCCACATCAGAATTGAGCAGGAAATGATAGTTTCTCTGGCAGAAAAAAGTGTAATAAACCTGCCCGCATGGTGCCGGTCATAA
- a CDS encoding SbcC/MukB-like Walker B domain-containing protein, translating into MGVKLEKESIYLDSLVIVGFNLYPKCIIHFDKTFTSLFGKNGVGKTTLLDAIQTGLIANQQYTKFNVTTQKDDRSLGDYMLGSAGYIFFNINKFQQHYAGRAAENSKTLSFGIRLIKNPDTKVDIKPIALENVTVAPDDFFEGNRLIENLAQLNKHLLSKYPNLEFRNFQTVTEYHQYLYNRGVLAINISSKISEFSTLYRSISTGILRQGKKMIKDVLSSTDSSPKKLIQSLTKSIRQRSEVVRKIERIKAIRDEVYALEEAANKYHDNCVKYYSDQLNKSIAKLESMKTKLSKNNDTIENHNRKLEIINADIDEKNAHLQDTEEQLEKLLQNISDFERSYAAFEEYTELLKTSAENENRLKELTEKIRELENNISVKKQHLEDIFQSKNFAEKDKIKIEGELKALSVNYENYNNFIKYLQNVTFYTKDRIDTVTDFEKMLDHWNQISRDIESLPFLKKEYKNLTEKLKIHNKAVSIKNRLSSDISFESKEELNTEGKTLESELYTLKKETEEKEHIVENIDKEINELLKGKIVLPEALKNFNGQFLYKKFDDIPLDESEKLESLLGDMKYAAVVSDSKDIYDYANGSDKLFFVTEDIDTGKYSVEKLQDGYLIHDSKEPSVKRYEPAPKYPVIGEKSRKARVEALRQDIKEIKTLIEKNNRRMQTVSTLLKDIYELDHIFDYLYLKNLTDEADELKKQIEYIEEKSFVFNKVKDDFQQILRLKYYFGRSDYKDDYEKAKKELTEIKKQIKNLDKDYSELRSKINELESLLDKEKNEFHKAEKIYNKNITIKERLEDEFPRDILLGKVDFSEIETLRKEKSRMSELKNSYSKDIDRLKDERREIQSEQKRLVDEITRLRDDIEVYEEKISHYKEVSLELTGDELSPKTFDISDASFYESRGIFEKEMTSFLHKYDKDMPKTPNILDKFNETVVKVFPNFQSLTKLQEDLEKLNVQLLQIEDEIKQVIGNFKSGIEENIFRVKRTLRKLNSDLENVHFGKIRQIKLRVEERPAYHKLQHIHQSDSIMSLLESEDVDFDAFIKDLGRSLGYSRSQVNEDDVLDYRNYFDIEIDLFDNSGNRRNKGLSNGENLGTNIVIVLSMLTRFSEESLKDKMLPIVLDEADRLDVDSINTLYEIAENWGLQLIVALPNIPNFNRGMHYHLIASENGVVMPHTRFEGENA; encoded by the coding sequence ATGGGAGTAAAACTCGAAAAAGAAAGCATATATTTAGACTCTCTTGTGATAGTCGGCTTTAATTTGTACCCAAAATGCATTATTCATTTTGACAAAACTTTCACCTCCCTCTTCGGCAAAAACGGGGTGGGTAAAACCACCTTGTTGGATGCTATCCAAACGGGGCTGATAGCAAATCAGCAGTATACTAAATTTAATGTCACAACCCAGAAAGACGACCGCTCACTCGGTGATTATATGCTGGGATCGGCAGGCTATATATTCTTCAACATTAACAAATTTCAGCAGCATTATGCCGGCAGAGCAGCAGAAAACAGCAAAACCCTGTCTTTCGGCATAAGGCTTATCAAAAACCCGGATACAAAAGTTGATATCAAACCGATTGCGCTGGAAAATGTCACTGTAGCTCCTGACGATTTTTTTGAAGGAAACCGGCTCATTGAAAATCTTGCTCAGCTTAACAAACATTTGTTAAGCAAATACCCCAATCTTGAATTCCGAAACTTCCAGACAGTCACTGAATATCACCAATATTTGTACAACAGGGGGGTGTTGGCAATCAACATTTCATCAAAGATTTCGGAATTTTCCACACTTTACAGGTCAATCTCCACAGGTATCCTACGTCAGGGTAAAAAAATGATAAAGGATGTCCTCTCCTCCACCGATTCCAGTCCTAAAAAACTCATTCAGTCCTTAACAAAAAGTATAAGGCAACGCAGCGAAGTGGTAAGAAAAATTGAGCGTATAAAAGCCATAAGGGATGAAGTATACGCCTTGGAAGAAGCGGCAAACAAATACCATGACAACTGTGTAAAATATTACAGCGATCAGCTTAACAAAAGCATAGCCAAACTTGAAAGTATGAAAACGAAGTTGTCCAAAAATAATGATACGATTGAAAACCATAACAGAAAACTTGAAATAATTAATGCCGATATTGATGAAAAAAATGCCCACCTGCAGGATACTGAAGAGCAGCTTGAAAAACTGCTGCAGAACATTTCAGATTTTGAAAGAAGCTATGCCGCTTTTGAAGAGTATACCGAGTTACTTAAAACTTCAGCAGAGAATGAAAACAGATTAAAAGAGTTGACAGAGAAAATCCGTGAGCTGGAAAATAACATTTCCGTGAAAAAACAGCATCTTGAAGATATTTTTCAATCTAAAAATTTTGCGGAGAAAGATAAAATAAAGATTGAAGGTGAGTTAAAAGCCCTCTCTGTTAATTATGAAAATTACAACAATTTTATCAAATATCTGCAGAACGTTACATTTTACACAAAAGACAGAATAGATACTGTCACAGACTTTGAAAAAATGCTTGATCACTGGAATCAAATCAGCAGAGACATTGAAAGTCTGCCGTTCTTAAAAAAAGAGTACAAAAACCTCACAGAAAAACTGAAAATCCACAACAAAGCGGTGTCCATAAAGAATCGTCTCAGCAGTGATATATCATTTGAATCCAAAGAGGAGCTTAATACTGAAGGCAAAACACTGGAGTCCGAGCTTTACACACTCAAAAAGGAGACTGAAGAAAAAGAGCATATTGTTGAGAATATAGACAAGGAAATAAACGAACTTCTCAAGGGTAAAATTGTACTTCCGGAAGCCCTGAAAAACTTTAACGGCCAGTTTTTATACAAAAAGTTTGATGACATACCCCTTGATGAAAGTGAAAAACTGGAATCGCTGCTGGGGGATATGAAATATGCCGCCGTAGTGTCTGATTCAAAAGATATTTACGATTACGCAAATGGTTCTGACAAGCTGTTTTTTGTTACAGAAGATATTGACACAGGCAAATATTCTGTGGAAAAGCTTCAGGACGGATATCTTATCCATGACAGTAAAGAGCCGTCAGTGAAACGGTATGAGCCTGCACCGAAATATCCGGTAATAGGTGAAAAATCCAGAAAAGCAAGGGTCGAGGCTTTGAGGCAGGATATCAAAGAGATAAAAACATTAATCGAAAAAAACAATCGCAGAATGCAAACGGTTTCAACCCTTTTGAAGGATATTTATGAGTTAGACCACATCTTTGATTATCTCTATCTGAAAAATCTCACCGATGAAGCGGATGAGCTAAAAAAGCAGATAGAATACATAGAAGAGAAAAGCTTTGTTTTTAACAAAGTCAAAGACGATTTCCAGCAAATCCTGAGATTAAAATATTACTTCGGGCGATCCGATTATAAAGACGATTACGAGAAAGCAAAAAAAGAACTGACTGAAATCAAAAAGCAGATAAAAAATCTGGACAAAGATTATTCTGAACTCAGAAGTAAGATAAATGAACTGGAATCTCTTCTTGATAAAGAAAAAAATGAATTTCACAAAGCAGAGAAGATTTATAATAAAAACATAACAATAAAAGAGCGCTTAGAGGATGAATTCCCAAGGGATATTCTGCTGGGGAAAGTTGATTTCAGCGAAATCGAAACACTCAGAAAAGAAAAAAGCAGGATGAGCGAACTTAAAAACAGTTACAGTAAAGATATAGACCGTTTAAAAGATGAAAGAAGAGAAATTCAGTCAGAGCAAAAAAGGCTGGTGGACGAAATTACCCGTTTAAGAGATGATATAGAGGTATACGAAGAGAAAATTTCTCACTACAAAGAAGTATCCCTTGAGCTTACAGGCGATGAGTTATCACCCAAGACGTTTGATATAAGTGACGCCTCCTTTTATGAAAGCAGAGGAATATTTGAGAAGGAAATGACATCATTTTTACATAAATACGATAAAGACATGCCAAAAACACCAAACATTTTGGATAAATTTAATGAAACAGTTGTAAAAGTTTTTCCAAACTTTCAGTCGCTGACAAAACTGCAGGAAGATCTGGAAAAACTGAATGTACAGCTGCTTCAAATCGAAGATGAAATAAAGCAAGTAATTGGAAATTTCAAGTCGGGAATTGAGGAAAACATTTTCAGGGTAAAGAGAACGTTACGCAAATTAAACAGTGACCTGGAAAACGTACATTTCGGCAAAATCCGACAGATAAAATTACGGGTGGAAGAGCGGCCTGCTTATCACAAACTTCAGCATATTCACCAGTCGGATTCCATAATGAGTCTTCTTGAGTCCGAAGATGTGGACTTCGATGCTTTTATAAAAGATTTGGGCAGAAGTCTCGGTTACAGCCGCTCACAGGTAAATGAGGATGATGTCCTGGATTACCGCAACTATTTTGATATTGAAATAGACTTGTTTGATAACTCCGGCAACCGAAGAAACAAAGGGCTTTCCAACGGTGAAAATCTGGGCACCAATATTGTAATCGTTTTGAGTATGCTAACAAGATTTTCTGAAGAGAGCCTAAAAGACAAAATGCTGCCCATCGTCCTGGATGAAGCTGACAGACTGGATGTGGACTCAATTAACACGTTATATGAAATTGCAGAAAACTGGGGACTGCAGCTCATTGTGGCACTGCCCAATATTCCCAATTTTAACAGAGGCATGCACTATCATCTCATTGCCTCAGAAAACGGGGTGGTTATGCCGCATACCAGATTTGAAGGGGAAAATGCTTGA
- a CDS encoding condensin complex protein MksE, with amino-acid sequence MPETSIIKLIRDHNPLFKKVNYLLQDGINIHAGNMPAEYNFIEENINILTEYYDFLGYKLQNYDSNFYLSVPRKDRYTSFEYFSKSETFLGMYLALKFFQNTENPTFNADELFEELNSIFPLENLYEIFVKRMQNFYESDKRLETVNENYAKTLRQLNKYNFLDIVSGTPGNINYSSIEIKGSIKRFFDLALELYDKQSKEEMDIEEILNIFIKDTEFDNDEGADGEWE; translated from the coding sequence ATGCCGGAAACAAGTATAATTAAGCTTATCAGAGACCATAACCCCCTTTTTAAAAAAGTAAATTATTTATTGCAGGACGGCATAAATATCCATGCAGGCAACATGCCGGCTGAATACAATTTCATCGAGGAAAATATAAACATACTGACGGAATATTATGATTTTCTTGGGTATAAACTGCAGAATTATGACAGCAATTTTTATCTGTCCGTTCCCAGAAAAGACCGGTACACATCATTTGAGTATTTCAGTAAATCCGAAACGTTTCTGGGGATGTATCTTGCCCTTAAATTTTTTCAGAATACCGAAAATCCGACATTTAATGCTGATGAGCTGTTTGAAGAGCTGAATTCCATCTTCCCCCTTGAGAATCTCTATGAAATTTTTGTAAAAAGAATGCAGAATTTTTATGAGTCGGATAAACGCCTTGAAACGGTAAATGAAAATTACGCCAAAACCCTCAGGCAGTTAAATAAATACAACTTTCTGGATATAGTCTCCGGCACACCCGGAAATATTAATTATTCCTCCATAGAAATCAAAGGCAGCATTAAAAGATTTTTCGACCTTGCTTTGGAGCTTTATGATAAACAATCTAAAGAGGAAATGGATATAGAAGAAATTTTAAATATATTCATTAAAGACACGGAATTCGATAACGATGAAGGGGCGGACGGCGAATGGGAGTAA
- a CDS encoding helix-turn-helix transcriptional regulator, which yields MFLNALGAFALAFSLCFITEIIPINYQTKIVFILLIFAAGILSFKPSASENCLKIKIDSYYFLLTLFYVIGGMLYSYIIQNLIQKAFLSIPEHLYYLIGIFAGAWLFKYKKEAPVLGAIASGILAFSFIHEKQPLLHFLSNFTLHVSFGFIEIFIILFIIMKIKHYTQAAFLLFSMCLGIFLGQLITMTLNEEILLSIGIVAGNIVMIITLFILFFSKPIPGEQRISSTKTESEVTKNAATVGSQHIDRRILNRAYYRLSEKEYQVLLYILNKNTIKNISNELQISESTVKTYLSRIYEKFNVTSKKQLIDLFLRK from the coding sequence GTGTTTTTAAATGCTTTAGGAGCCTTTGCTTTAGCTTTCTCACTGTGTTTTATAACAGAAATTATTCCCATCAATTATCAGACTAAAATCGTATTCATTCTATTAATTTTTGCAGCAGGAATACTCTCTTTTAAACCTTCGGCTTCTGAAAATTGCTTAAAAATAAAAATTGACTCCTATTACTTCCTGTTAACGTTATTTTATGTAATCGGCGGCATGTTATACTCTTATATAATCCAAAATCTCATACAAAAAGCATTTCTAAGTATCCCTGAGCATTTGTACTACTTAATCGGTATTTTTGCAGGAGCCTGGTTGTTTAAATACAAAAAAGAAGCACCTGTCCTGGGAGCTATAGCATCAGGCATACTTGCGTTTAGCTTTATTCATGAAAAGCAGCCTTTGCTTCATTTTCTCAGCAATTTCACTCTGCACGTTTCTTTTGGTTTTATCGAGATATTCATTATTCTTTTTATTATTATGAAAATCAAACATTATACACAAGCTGCATTTTTACTTTTCAGTATGTGTCTGGGTATTTTTTTAGGCCAGTTGATAACAATGACACTAAACGAGGAGATTTTACTTAGTATAGGGATTGTTGCAGGGAATATTGTAATGATTATTACCCTTTTTATTTTATTTTTTTCCAAGCCCATTCCGGGCGAACAAAGAATCTCTTCAACAAAAACAGAATCTGAAGTTACTAAAAATGCAGCGACCGTCGGATCACAGCATATCGATCGTCGCATTTTAAACCGTGCTTATTACAGACTGTCTGAAAAGGAATACCAGGTTTTACTTTATATTTTGAACAAAAACACAATAAAGAATATATCAAACGAACTTCAAATTTCAGAATCAACGGTTAAAACCTATCTAAGTAGAATATATGAGAAATTTAATGTAACAAGCAAGAAGCAGCTCATAGATTTATTTTTAAGGAAATAA
- a CDS encoding MarR family winged helix-turn-helix transcriptional regulator yields MRLLEVMMFNPKKRSICYKLHFVTRTGFMELNRLIEPYGITQGQFIVLTFLWENNGLSQKELCERVRVEQPTLANTLKRMERDGLVYRNRDKEDKRYCKYYLTDKGEKLGCEMDINLETIQDNILKTLTKSERELFNEFLDRIIDNISEKE; encoded by the coding sequence GTGCGGCTTTTGGAGGTTATGATGTTTAACCCTAAGAAACGTTCGATCTGCTATAAATTACATTTTGTCACCAGAACCGGTTTTATGGAACTCAACAGATTGATTGAGCCGTATGGAATTACTCAGGGACAATTTATTGTGCTTACTTTCCTGTGGGAAAATAACGGATTGAGTCAAAAGGAGCTTTGTGAGCGGGTTAGGGTTGAGCAGCCTACTTTGGCAAACACCCTGAAAAGAATGGAGAGAGACGGCTTGGTTTACAGAAACCGGGATAAAGAAGATAAAAGATATTGTAAATATTATCTTACCGATAAGGGGGAAAAATTAGGTTGTGAAATGGATATCAATTTAGAGACCATTCAGGATAATATTTTGAAAACTTTGACAAAGAGTGAGCGGGAACTTTTTAACGAATTTCTCGACAGAATAATTGATAATATCAGCGAAAAGGAGTGA
- a CDS encoding dihydrolipoyl dehydrogenase family protein encodes MKKYDVVVIGSGPGGLEAALNLKAQGKSVCVVALSRQHFGGVCLNSGCMPTKGYLKTAAIYKNAHIAGEFGLDIKPGDIDLNKIKSSVYETVNMLSEGMSNMMDGSGLDFSFGKGSLKSEKEVLVDKGNGETEILESDYIIIATGSTSARLPFADFDGTYILNSDQLLLNTDLPEKMLIIGGGAIGCEFATLYNSFGTKIKIVEAMDSLLPCEDKDVTDALKENFKSKGVSVETGTMVESLDVEDGIVKAKYKNAELVEKFDKVLISTGRIPLTAELNLDAAGIQTDKNFIVVDEYLRTTCENIYAVGDVIGGNMYAHSASYEGRVAANNILNSRSEKLDERAVPRVVFTDPEIGSTGIVKADEHVKELYVPGIMKGRPVVERADVGVMKIFVYKDSDTVAGATFFGKHATENIHQMVMAVQNKLNVKDIAATMFAHPTYAEPLADLASTVTDT; translated from the coding sequence ATGAAAAAGTACGATGTTGTGGTAATAGGCTCCGGCCCCGGAGGACTTGAGGCTGCACTTAATCTGAAAGCACAGGGAAAATCTGTATGTGTAGTGGCTCTCAGCAGACAGCATTTTGGAGGTGTATGTCTTAACAGTGGATGTATGCCCACAAAAGGGTACTTAAAAACTGCTGCAATTTATAAGAATGCCCATATAGCCGGTGAGTTCGGTCTTGATATTAAACCTGGTGATATTGATTTGAATAAGATTAAATCTTCTGTTTATGAGACAGTCAATATGCTTTCTGAAGGCATGAGCAATATGATGGATGGGTCAGGACTTGATTTTTCATTTGGTAAAGGCAGTTTGAAAAGCGAAAAAGAAGTATTGGTGGATAAGGGTAATGGAGAAACGGAAATCTTGGAGTCAGATTATATCATCATTGCTACTGGCTCTACATCTGCAAGGCTTCCTTTTGCCGATTTTGACGGCACATATATTTTAAATAGTGATCAGCTACTGTTGAATACCGATCTCCCGGAGAAAATGTTAATTATTGGCGGCGGAGCTATTGGATGTGAGTTTGCAACCCTTTACAACAGTTTCGGTACAAAGATAAAAATCGTTGAGGCGATGGACAGCTTACTCCCCTGTGAAGACAAAGATGTTACAGATGCACTGAAGGAAAATTTTAAAAGTAAAGGCGTAAGCGTGGAAACCGGCACTATGGTGGAATCTTTGGATGTGGAAGATGGAATTGTTAAGGCCAAGTATAAAAATGCTGAGCTTGTGGAAAAATTTGACAAAGTATTAATCAGCACGGGAAGAATACCTCTTACTGCTGAACTGAACCTGGATGCAGCCGGCATTCAAACAGACAAAAATTTCATAGTAGTGGATGAATATTTGAGGACTACCTGTGAAAACATTTATGCTGTGGGCGATGTTATAGGCGGTAATATGTATGCACACTCTGCAAGTTATGAGGGAAGGGTGGCTGCTAACAATATTTTGAATTCCCGCAGTGAAAAATTGGATGAGAGGGCTGTTCCGCGTGTTGTTTTTACTGATCCTGAAATCGGCTCAACGGGAATAGTAAAAGCGGATGAACATGTAAAAGAGCTCTATGTGCCTGGGATTATGAAAGGAAGACCTGTGGTTGAAAGAGCTGATGTGGGTGTAATGAAAATTTTTGTTTATAAAGATTCTGATACTGTAGCAGGTGCAACTTTTTTTGGGAAGCATGCCACAGAAAATATTCATCAGATGGTGATGGCTGTTCAGAACAAGCTTAATGTTAAAGATATAGCTGCTACTATGTTTGCCCACCCAACATATGCAGAGCCTTTGGCCGACCTTGCTTCAACAGTTACAGATACATAA
- a CDS encoding peptide chain release factor 3: MNESNVMKSEINRRRTFAIISHPDAGKTTLTEKLLLYGGALDLAGSVTAKKKQRETSSDWMELEKKRGISVSSTVLQFEYNGYRFNLLDTPGHKDFSEDTYRVLMAVDAVVMVIDAGKGIESQTLKLFEVCRQRGVPIFTFMNKMDRPAKSPLELIDQLESVLNIHAYPINWPLESGPFFKGVYDRLRSEVHLFEKTPGGAYRAPVSVRDLTDKQVKDVISDDAYTEILEELEMLDIAHEKFDLEAVHEGQMTPVFFGSATNNFGIELLLERFLEFSQPPAPRKAGGETVPLEGPFFSGFVFKIQTNMNPKHRDRMVFIRVCSGKFERDMMVTNSRTGRNVRLSNTHNLFGQQRETLDEAYAGDVISCITNADLRIGDTLSTKKGLAFNEIPRFAPECFAYLVNHSPSAQKAFRKGLDHLLAEDIVQSFWPAQEQSPIPLLGAVGTLQFDVLQYRMKNEYGVDTTLDVKPWTALRWVDPSVSEETVKKVISYDSAYGEDDCGRMVILFRNNWSLQYFSEKNKEITLHSSPAALPE, translated from the coding sequence ATGAATGAATCAAATGTTATGAAGTCCGAAATTAACAGAAGAAGGACTTTTGCTATTATATCCCACCCGGATGCCGGAAAAACAACATTAACGGAAAAGTTACTGTTGTATGGTGGAGCGCTGGATTTGGCAGGCTCAGTGACAGCCAAGAAAAAACAGAGGGAAACGTCTTCTGACTGGATGGAATTGGAAAAAAAGCGGGGAATCTCAGTTTCCTCGACAGTTCTGCAGTTTGAATATAACGGGTATCGCTTCAATCTGCTGGATACGCCGGGTCACAAAGATTTTTCAGAGGATACTTACCGTGTGCTGATGGCAGTGGATGCGGTGGTCATGGTTATTGACGCAGGTAAAGGTATTGAATCTCAAACGTTAAAGCTTTTTGAAGTTTGCCGTCAGCGCGGTGTTCCCATTTTTACTTTTATGAACAAAATGGACAGGCCGGCAAAATCACCCCTGGAGTTGATTGATCAACTGGAAAGTGTATTAAATATTCATGCATATCCTATAAACTGGCCTTTGGAAAGCGGCCCATTTTTCAAAGGTGTATATGACCGTTTGAGAAGTGAGGTACATTTGTTTGAGAAAACTCCGGGCGGAGCATACAGAGCGCCGGTATCTGTCAGAGATCTTACTGATAAGCAGGTTAAAGATGTGATTTCTGATGATGCATATACTGAAATCCTGGAAGAACTGGAAATGCTGGACATTGCCCATGAAAAATTCGACCTTGAAGCAGTTCACGAAGGGCAGATGACGCCGGTGTTTTTCGGCAGTGCCACAAATAATTTTGGTATAGAGCTGTTATTGGAGAGATTTTTGGAATTTTCTCAACCGCCTGCTCCCCGAAAAGCCGGTGGTGAGACCGTCCCTCTCGAAGGCCCGTTCTTTTCCGGTTTTGTATTTAAAATTCAAACCAACATGAACCCCAAACACAGGGATAGAATGGTATTTATCAGGGTTTGTTCCGGAAAATTTGAAAGGGATATGATGGTAACAAATAGCCGAACCGGAAGAAATGTCCGCCTTTCCAACACACATAATCTTTTTGGACAGCAAAGAGAGACGCTGGATGAAGCATATGCCGGTGATGTTATCAGCTGTATAACAAATGCTGATTTGCGTATCGGTGACACCTTAAGCACTAAAAAGGGTTTGGCATTTAATGAAATTCCGCGGTTTGCTCCGGAATGTTTCGCTTATCTTGTTAATCATTCCCCTTCTGCTCAAAAAGCATTTCGTAAAGGTCTGGATCATCTCCTGGCAGAGGATATTGTACAGTCTTTCTGGCCGGCGCAGGAACAAAGTCCGATTCCGCTGCTGGGAGCAGTTGGAACACTTCAATTTGACGTTTTGCAGTACCGGATGAAAAATGAATACGGTGTGGATACAACACTTGATGTAAAGCCGTGGACAGCTCTACGCTGGGTGGATCCTTCTGTCTCAGAAGAAACAGTTAAAAAAGTAATCTCCTATGATTCAGCCTATGGAGAAGATGACTGCGGACGAATGGTAATACTATTCAGAAACAACTGGTCACTGCAGTATTTTTCTGAAAAGAACAAAGAAATCACACTGCACAGCTCACCTGCAGCATTGCCTGAATAG
- a CDS encoding Fe(3+) ABC transporter substrate-binding protein — protein sequence MRKFVMLFAAIALFLVETGAYAGGEVVVYSARKEHLIKPLFDQFTKDTGIKVIYTTDKAPVLLQKILAEGKNTRADILMTVDAGNLWHAAEQGVLQPIKSGTLNSNIPEHLKDPKKRWFGLSVRARTIIYDSRDVQPDELSTYADLSNPKWENELCLRTSKKVYNRSLVAMLIAEKGYVETLDIVRGWVNNLAMKPTSGDTKVIEAILAGKCNVGVVNSYYLGRFVDKNGEIPVKIFWANQNSTGTHVNVSGAGVTKYAKNKENAVKLIEWLSGEKAQKIFAELNHEYPANPESKVSKLLAEWGTFKQNVINVSLAGELQDEAIKLMDEAGYK from the coding sequence ATGAGAAAATTTGTAATGTTATTTGCAGCCATAGCACTTTTTTTAGTAGAAACTGGTGCCTATGCAGGCGGTGAAGTAGTGGTATACTCCGCAAGAAAGGAACACCTTATCAAACCCTTATTTGACCAGTTTACAAAAGATACCGGAATAAAGGTTATCTACACCACAGACAAAGCTCCGGTTCTTTTACAGAAAATTCTGGCAGAAGGTAAAAACACAAGAGCCGATATCCTTATGACAGTTGATGCAGGCAACTTATGGCATGCGGCTGAGCAAGGGGTATTGCAACCTATCAAATCGGGTACACTTAACAGTAATATTCCTGAACACCTTAAGGATCCGAAAAAGAGATGGTTCGGTTTATCTGTCAGAGCGAGAACTATTATTTATGACTCAAGGGATGTACAGCCTGATGAGCTCAGCACTTACGCTGATCTGTCAAATCCCAAATGGGAAAATGAACTTTGTTTGAGAACATCCAAAAAAGTTTATAACAGATCCCTTGTTGCTATGCTTATCGCCGAGAAAGGTTATGTTGAAACGCTTGATATTGTTAGAGGGTGGGTTAATAACCTTGCAATGAAACCGACATCCGGCGATACAAAGGTTATCGAGGCCATTCTGGCAGGCAAGTGTAACGTGGGGGTTGTTAACTCCTACTATTTGGGAAGATTTGTGGACAAAAACGGCGAAATTCCTGTAAAAATATTTTGGGCAAATCAAAATTCCACCGGTACACATGTTAATGTTTCCGGCGCTGGCGTTACAAAATATGCTAAAAACAAAGAAAATGCGGTAAAACTGATTGAATGGCTTTCAGGAGAAAAGGCTCAAAAAATATTCGCAGAGCTTAATCATGAATACCCCGCAAACCCGGAATCCAAAGTCAGTAAACTGCTTGCAGAGTGGGGCACATTCAAGCAGAATGTAATAAATGTATCACTTGCCGGCGAGCTCCAGGATGAGGCGATAAAACTTATGGATGAGGCCGGATATAAATAA